TATATCGAAAAAAATTATCGATCGTGGATACAGGACGGGGGCCCGGTTTTTTCACATAATATCCTTGACCGGTATGTTGCTCCGCTCCTGAAAAACAATGAGCGAGTGTATTTCATTGTTATTGACTGTTTTCGCCTCGATCACTGGCTTTCCATCGAGGCGAAGCTGGAAGAAATGTTTTATATCGACAGAAACTACTATTATTCCATTTTACCGACAGCAACACCGTTTTGCCGTAACGCCCTGTTTGCGGGACAGCTTCCGGTCGAGATTGCTAAAATCTACCCTGAAATCTGGCAGTCTGCGGGTCATGACGAGGCGGGTATGAATATCCACGAACAGGAGCTTCTTGAGATGTACCTGGCGCGAAAGGGTATAAGGCTCGACCATAAGCCACATTATGAAAAGATAATTACCAATGACGATGCAGTGGCATTTCAGAAAAAGCTCGGCGGTCTGAGAGACAACCAGTTTATCAGCGTCGTTTATAATTTTGTCGATCTTTTATCCCACCAGCGCTCGGAAAGCAACATTCTCCAGGAAATTGCGCCCGATGAAGCCGCATTCAGGAGCCTGACACGGTCGTGGTTCGAGCATTCGGTGCTTCTCGAAACCCTCCGAACCGCAGCTTCCGAGCGGGCGACTGTCGTTATAACGACCGATCACGGAAACATCATGTGTGAAAAGGCGACTATTGTCAAGGGTGACAAAACGACCTCCACCAATGTCCGATATAAGTACGGCAGGTATCTCAAGTGTGATCCCGCCGAGGTATTCCTTGTCGATGATCCGAAAGCGTACGGTCTTCCTTCCATTGGCCAGGGGACGACCTATCTGTTTGCAAAGAATGAAGATTATCTCGTGTATCCGAATAATTTCAGGCTGTATCAGAAACTCTATCAGAATTCCCTTCAGCACGGCGGTATATCGATGGAGGAAATGATTCTCCCGGTAGGAGTGTTGAGGCCGAGATGACAGAACGGTTTGTTTCTATGAGCGAACCCGAAACCCTTTCGATAGCCGGGGCTTTCGCGAAGACCCTTTCGCCGGGAACACTTGTGGCGCTTACCGGAGAACTGGGAACCGGGAAAACTGTTTTCGCCCGTGGCGTGGCTCTCGGTCTCGGCGTAAAAGAAAAGGTGACAAGTCCCACATTTACACTCATTAACGAGTACCGCGGACAGATTCCTCTCTATCACATGGATTTATACCGGCTCAATTCGAAGAGGGAAATCGAGGATATCGGTGTCAGCGATTATTTTTACGGTAATGGTATCTGTATCGTCGAATGGGCGGAAAAACTTGATGAGCTTATGCCGGAAAACACTGTCAGCGTTTCATTCAGACAGATCGATCCGAACCGTCGTGAAATAATCATTGAAAGACCTGGTTGAACATGAAAAGCAGAGGCGTTGTTACATCGATCGAGGGAAACAGAGCAAAAGTATCGGTTACCACATCGACCGAATGTATGGGTTGTCCCTCTAAAAGTCACTGTCATTCCGATACCCTGAACAGCCGTGAAATCGTCGTCATCAACGAACTCGGCGCCCGGGTATCGGATCATGTGGTATTTGAGGCCGATCCGGGAAAGGTGATCGTTTCCGGTGTGCTTATCTGGATTGTTCCGATTCTTGCTATGATAGTGGGGTACAAGGCAGCGCAGCGGTTTTCCGCAGGCTTCATACCTATCGGAGCGGCGTTTCTTTTTCTTCTGCTTACATTCGTATTACTGAAATTTGTGGATCAGAAACTTTCGGGAGGCAGGACGTTTTATCCGAGAATAACCAGTATTGTCGATGCTTCATCCTCAGGTGAAAATTTCTGTGAAGGCCGGTAATTCCGAAGCGTATTTAAATGAATAAAATTTGCGATGTGTAATTCGAAGACACGAAGACAATGAGAGCACTGTATAAAGAATCAAAGGATTTGGAAGGAGAGGATCAGGTGCCTGAATTGATGAACATCGGGAGGGGGTCTTTCTTTTCGCCGAGGTAGATAATGCCATAGTGGAGGTGGGTGCCGGTCGTTCTTCCCGTTCGTCCCATTATACCTATTATATCGCCCTTTTTTACAATATCGCCCTCTTTTACTTTCATCATCTGGAGATGCCCGTACAGGGTTTCATAACCGTACTTGTGTCTTATTCTGATGCACCTCCCGAGGTTTCCCTGATATTCCGCAGATTCTACAACGCCATCCGCCGTTGCCTGTATGGGATCACCGACGTTACCTCCGAGATCGATGGCATCATGCATATGCCAGTATCCCCCGATAGGATGGGTACGCCAGCCGAATTTACAGGTTATTCTGAAAGAGTTCGGTGTTGGAATAATGGTTGGCGTATTATCGATGATATCCCTGTTTCTCGACAGATTCGACTGGATTTCATTAAAACTTCTTTCCTGAACGTTGATACGGCTTTCAAGGGTAGAAACGCCTGTGAACAAATCAGTCAATTTGACTTTCAAATCATTGGAAAAATCCGCAAATTCAGATGTATCAACCATGACATGACCACCTATACCCGCATTATACATGTCTCTGTCGGGCAGTGTGTTCATGAGTGCATAAAGACGGAATGCCTGGTCGTTTCTATGGATTTCCCTGAGCTTTAAATTCATTTTTTCAAGTAATTTCAGTGATGAATCGATGTTTCTGAGGTGTTTGTCCCTGATGGAAACTGCTGTTTTGTAATCTTTTTCCTGGACGAGTTTGATGTGATAACCGATGATAAAGAAGAGGCATAACAAAAAGGTGATAATTAATGCAGAGAAAACGCCGATGAAAAATTTACCGGTAAAGCTTCCTGTTTTAACGTCACGGCCGCTGTCCGGCACAATGATCATTGAAAAAAAGCGGTTTTCCATATAAAAGGCCCTTCATGGACAGGTTGAATACTGATTTTTCACCGCTTCCCCCGTCACATCACCTAACAGGAAAAAAATATAAAAATCACCAGATTAAAACTTAATATAACCTCTCCTCTAAACATGTCAAGTAAAAAAAACATAGTTACTTATCGGGAAATATCAGTCAAGGACAAAAACCTATGAAAATACCCGGTAAACCCGCATGTAATAAAGCTGCACCATTATGATTATTAATTCACTTATAGATAATTGTCAATATATGACAGTGTGTGGCGATCAATTCACCTCACTATTCATCTAATTGTACGGTTTTCTTCATACCGATGCGGAATGAAATATGTAATACAGTTGATAATATAATAGTTATGAACATTGACATCGTACAGACCGTATACAGGGTTGCAAGATTAATTTCACCGCTCAGAACACCGTTGAATCCCGGTAAAAACCTAGTCAGTATGAAAAGCGACAGCGGCCCGAGGGGAATACAGTAATTAATTTCCCTGAGGGTCGGACGCGGGAAAGAAAAAATACGGGCGGTAATAAAGAAAGTGGTAATACGTGTAAAAAGAAAAAACAGGGTAAAAATAAGGGCCAGTGTCCACCCTGTTTTCCCGAGAAGATACATCTGATCGATGGGCAGCCGTGTTCCGAAAAGAACAAAAACAAAAAGCAGGGGAAGTGCGGATTTTTCGATGAGGCATGGTTCCCGGTCGGAAAAACATCCCTCATACAATCCTGTTCCGACTGCAAGAAAAATATAGTCCAGCCCGGCAATTTTTATAAATGGGTACATGAGGAGCATGGTTGTGAGCGGATACAGACTCTGCAGAGACCGGGATGTAGTATGTATAAGTTTTTCTGATACATATGCC
This bacterium DNA region includes the following protein-coding sequences:
- a CDS encoding M23 family metallopeptidase, coding for MENRFFSMIIVPDSGRDVKTGSFTGKFFIGVFSALIITFLLCLFFIIGYHIKLVQEKDYKTAVSIRDKHLRNIDSSLKLLEKMNLKLREIHRNDQAFRLYALMNTLPDRDMYNAGIGGHVMVDTSEFADFSNDLKVKLTDLFTGVSTLESRINVQERSFNEIQSNLSRNRDIIDNTPTIIPTPNSFRITCKFGWRTHPIGGYWHMHDAIDLGGNVGDPIQATADGVVESAEYQGNLGRCIRIRHKYGYETLYGHLQMMKVKEGDIVKKGDIIGIMGRTGRTTGTHLHYGIIYLGEKKDPLPMFINSGT
- the tsaE gene encoding tRNA (adenosine(37)-N6)-threonylcarbamoyltransferase complex ATPase subunit type 1 TsaE — protein: MTERFVSMSEPETLSIAGAFAKTLSPGTLVALTGELGTGKTVFARGVALGLGVKEKVTSPTFTLINEYRGQIPLYHMDLYRLNSKREIEDIGVSDYFYGNGICIVEWAEKLDELMPENTVSVSFRQIDPNRREIIIERPG
- a CDS encoding SoxR reducing system RseC family protein; this translates as MKSRGVVTSIEGNRAKVSVTTSTECMGCPSKSHCHSDTLNSREIVVINELGARVSDHVVFEADPGKVIVSGVLIWIVPILAMIVGYKAAQRFSAGFIPIGAAFLFLLLTFVLLKFVDQKLSGGRTFYPRITSIVDASSSGENFCEGR
- a CDS encoding bifunctional response regulator/alkaline phosphatase family protein; its protein translation is MKRKILWVDDEIDLLKAHIIFLEKKGYELVPVTNGQDAIALVKERTFDAVLLDEMMPGIDGLSVLAEIKNYDPGLPVVMITKSEEEHLMDDALGSRISDYLIKPVNPSQIYTTLKRLLDSRQLRSERVSREFARQLNLNRQELSMGLDYERWPQMYANISSWDIEISTYNDSGLNQIHADQKKEYNREFSKYIEKNYRSWIQDGGPVFSHNILDRYVAPLLKNNERVYFIVIDCFRLDHWLSIEAKLEEMFYIDRNYYYSILPTATPFCRNALFAGQLPVEIAKIYPEIWQSAGHDEAGMNIHEQELLEMYLARKGIRLDHKPHYEKIITNDDAVAFQKKLGGLRDNQFISVVYNFVDLLSHQRSESNILQEIAPDEAAFRSLTRSWFEHSVLLETLRTAASERATVVITTDHGNIMCEKATIVKGDKTTSTNVRYKYGRYLKCDPAEVFLVDDPKAYGLPSIGQGTTYLFAKNEDYLVYPNNFRLYQKLYQNSLQHGGISMEEMILPVGVLRPR